Proteins encoded within one genomic window of Leptolyngbya sp. SIO1E4:
- the hemN gene encoding oxygen-independent coproporphyrinogen III oxidase, whose product MNTLTLTPTFDSALLKKYNQPLPRYTSYPPATELREGFGKADFETAIAVGNYKKTPLSLYCHIPFCEAACYFCGCNTIITQHKAVAEPYLKYLINNIEQVAALSDRRRVVNQMHWGGGTPNYLNLDQVDRLWTALSQHFQFADDAEISIEVNPRQLDRNYVLGLRQIGFNRISFGIQDFNPRVQAAINRIQPEEMLFQGMAWMREAGFESINVDLIYGLPYQTEVTFRDTIRKAIALDPDRIALFNFAYVPWMKPVQKKHIDPTQLPSPAEKLNIFHLSIDELTANGYQFIGMDHFAKPDDELTLAQQAGQLHRNFQGYTTKPESDLLAFGMTSISMLHDVYVQNHKRLRDFYKAMDAHRLPIERGVILSRDDVLRRAVIMELMCQFELSKAAIESKYHLSFDQDFDEYFAQERQDLKALEADGLVRLTPNHIEVTSAGRLLIRNIAAVFDTYLRHKRNRQFSQSV is encoded by the coding sequence ATGAACACCCTGACGCTAACCCCGACCTTTGATTCAGCGTTGTTGAAAAAATACAACCAGCCGTTGCCCCGCTACACCAGTTATCCCCCCGCGACTGAATTACGAGAAGGGTTTGGGAAAGCTGACTTTGAAACCGCGATCGCCGTGGGCAATTACAAAAAAACGCCGCTCTCTCTTTATTGCCACATTCCCTTTTGCGAGGCTGCGTGTTACTTCTGCGGCTGCAACACCATCATTACCCAACACAAGGCGGTTGCAGAGCCTTACCTCAAGTATCTGATCAACAACATTGAACAGGTGGCGGCCCTCAGCGATCGCCGCCGGGTTGTCAACCAGATGCATTGGGGGGGAGGTACCCCCAACTATTTGAACCTGGATCAAGTGGATCGGTTGTGGACAGCCCTGTCTCAGCATTTCCAATTTGCTGACGATGCCGAAATCTCCATTGAAGTCAACCCCCGCCAGTTGGATCGCAACTATGTGCTGGGGCTCCGGCAGATTGGCTTTAACCGTATCAGCTTTGGCATTCAAGACTTTAACCCCCGGGTGCAAGCCGCCATCAATCGCATTCAACCCGAGGAAATGTTGTTTCAGGGTATGGCCTGGATGCGGGAGGCTGGCTTTGAGAGCATCAACGTGGATCTGATCTATGGTTTGCCCTATCAGACCGAGGTCACCTTCCGGGATACCATCCGCAAAGCGATCGCCCTGGACCCCGACCGCATTGCCCTCTTCAATTTTGCCTATGTGCCCTGGATGAAGCCTGTCCAGAAGAAGCACATCGATCCCACGCAGTTACCCTCCCCGGCAGAGAAGCTCAACATTTTTCATCTCAGCATTGATGAACTCACTGCCAATGGGTACCAGTTCATTGGCATGGATCACTTTGCCAAGCCAGATGATGAGCTGACCCTGGCCCAGCAGGCCGGGCAACTGCATCGCAACTTCCAGGGATATACCACCAAACCAGAGTCCGACCTCCTCGCCTTTGGCATGACCTCTATCAGCATGCTGCACGATGTCTATGTGCAAAACCACAAGCGGCTCAGAGACTTTTATAAAGCGATGGATGCCCATCGGCTACCCATCGAACGTGGGGTTATTCTCAGCCGGGATGATGTGTTGCGGCGAGCCGTGATCATGGAATTGATGTGCCAATTTGAGCTGTCTAAGGCGGCTATTGAGTCTAAGTATCATCTCAGCTTTGATCAAGACTTTGATGAATATTTTGCTCAAGAGCGACAAGACCTGAAAGCGTTAGAGGCCGATGGCTTGGTGCGCCTGACCCCCAACCACATTGAAGTCACCTCTGCCGGGCGATTACTCATTCGCAACATTGCAGCGGTGTTTGATACCTACCTGCGCCATAAGCGAAACCGCCAGTTTTCTCAGTCGGTTTAA